The following is a genomic window from Crossiella equi.
GCACCCGGCACTCCGGGCTCAACTGGGTTCAGCTCACTTCTCGGTCAGCGCCGGGGGCTCGCCCGCCTTGAAGTCGGCGCCGAGGTTCTTCTCGATGGCCTTCTTCCACTCACCCGAGCTGTAGAACTTCTCGACCGCCTTGGCGATGTCGGCCTTGCGGGCGTCGCCCTTCTTGAGGCCGATGCCGTACTTCTCCTCGGAGAAGATCTTGCCGACCAGCTTGTACTTGCCGGGCTGCCCGGCGGCCAGGCCCGCGAGGATGGTCGCGTCCGTGGTGAGCACGTCGAGGGTGCCGGAGTCCAGGCCCGCCAGGCACTGGGAGTACCCGTCGACCTGCTGCAGCTGCGCCTGGTTGGCGAACTTGTTCTTCACGTTGTCGGCGGAGGTCGAGCCCTTCACCGAGCACAGCTTCTTGCCGTTGACCGACTCCGGGCCGGTGATGGCGGTGTTGTCCGCGCGGACGAGCAGGTCCTGGCCGGTGACCAGGTACGGGCCGACGAAGTCCACCTCGGCCTTGCGCTTGTCGGTGATGGAGTAGGTGGCGGCGATGAAGTCGACGTCACCCTTCTTCAGCAGGCTCTCGCGGTCGGCCGACTTGGCCTCGGTCCAGGTGATGTTCTTGGCGTCGACACCCAGCTCCTTGGCCACGAAGGTGGCGATGTCCACGTCGAAGCCGGAGTAACCGGAGCCGGTCTTCTGGCCCAGGCCGGGCTGGTCGAACTTGATGCCGATCGTCAGCTTCTTGTCGGAGCCGCCGGACCCGCTGTTGCCACCACCGCAGGCGCCGAGGAGCGCGACCGCGGCAGCCACGGCCACACCCGCCTGGAGGACTCGGGTAACGCGCATCTGCTGTCCCTTTCGGATCATCTCAACAACTACGGGACGGGGGTCCCGACTGTTCATCTCGCTGCGTGGCCGCGGCGTTTCAGTGCGTGAGGATCTTTCCGAGGAAGTCCTTGGCACGGTCGGAGCGCGGGTTGGTGAAGAAGTCCTCCGGGGTGGAGTCCTCGACGACCTCGCCGTCGGCCATGAAGATCACCCGGTCGGCTGCCTTCCGGGCGAAGCCCATCTCGTGGGTGACCACGAGCATGGTCATGCCCTCCTTGGCCAGGGTGGTCATCACGTCCAGGACCTCCTGGACCATCTCCGGGTCCAGCGCGGAGGTCGGCTCGTCGAAGAGCATGACCTTCGGGCGCATGGCCAGCGCGCGGGCGATGGCCACGCGCTGCTGCTGGCCGCCGGAGAGCTGGGCCGGGTGCTTGTCGGCCTGGTTGGCGATGCCGACGCGCTCCAGCAGCTCCATCGCGCGCTTCTCCGCGTCCGCCTTGCCGACCTTGCGCACCTTGACGGGCGCCAGCATGACGTTCTCGAGGATGGTCTTGTGCGCGAACAGGTTGAACTGCTGGAACACCATGCCGACGTCGGCGCGCAGGGCGGCCAGCGCCTTGCCCTCGGCGGGCAGGGCCTTGCCGTCGATCTCGATCACGCCGGAGTTGATCGGCTCCAGGCGGTTGATCGCGCGGCAGAGCGTGGACTTGCCGGATCCGGAGGGGCCGAGCACGACCACGACCTGGCCCTTGGGGACCTCCAGATCGATGTTCTTCAGCACGTGCAGCGGCCCGAAGAACTTGTCCACGCCCGCCATTCGGATCATCGGCGGAGTGTGGGCGGCCGAGGTCATCAAACCTCCAGAGTCGGCACAACGCGGGGTGGTGGAACGATGGCGGAAACCTAGGGGGCGGAAACCACACCAGTCCAGGCCACTTGAGTAAGACTTAGGGTCTCAAGTCTGTCACGGATGAGCCACGCGAGTCGGGAGGCACCACACGTGCGGGTACTGCTGGTCGAGGACGACGACCGCGTTGCCGAGGCCTTGGAGCCCGCGCTGACCAGGCGTGGGATGGCTGTGACCCGCCTGCCCTCCGGCAAGGGCGTGCTTGAGGCCGCCGCCGCCGTGGACGTGGTGCTGCTCGACCTGGGCCTGCCCGATGTGGACGGTTTCGTCCTGTGCCGGGCCATCCGCGCGGCCAGCGACGTGGCCGTCATCGTGGTCTCCGCCCGCGGCGAGGTCGACGACCGCATCCTGGGCCTGCACTCCGGTGCGGACGACTACCTGGTGAAGCCGTACGACATCGGTGAGCTGGTCGCACGCGTGCACGCCGTGCGCCGGCGGCGCGAGGGCGGCAGCCCGCCCGGGCCCGCGCTGACCTTCGGCGACGTCGAGGTCCACATGGGACGGCACGAGGTGACCGTGGCGGGCGCGCCCGTCGCGCTCTCCCGCAAGGAGTTCCAGATGCTGGCCATGCTCGCCCAGGCCCGGGGCGCGGTCTGCACGCGGGAACGCATCATCGCCGAGGTGTGGGGCCGCAGCTGGTCCGGGGCCAACCGCACGCTCGACGTGCACATCGCCACGCTGCGCACCAAGCTGGGCAGGCCGGACCTGGTGGCCACCGTGCGCGGGGTCGGCTACCGCCTCGCCCTGCCCACCGAGGGCTGACCGCGTGCGCTCCCGGCTGCTCGTCATCGTGTTGTCGCTGGTCATCATCGTGCTGCTCGGCCTGGGCATCCCGCTCGCGCTGAACCTGGCCGGCATGGAGCAGCAGCGGCTGTTCCTGGACCGGGTCGGCGACACCAGCCGCTTCGCCTCGCTGGCCCAGAGCCCCCTGCTGGTGGACCGGCCGGACCTGATCCGCCCGGAGCTGGAGCGCTACCGGCAGGTGTACGGCATCTCCGTGCTGGTCACCGACCGGGACAAGAACGTGCTCGCCGCCTCGGACGGCGAGTTCAACCGCAACCACCCGGACGTGGAGCAGCGGCTGGCGCTGGCCCTGGCCGGGCGGGTGCCCGAGCCGGAGTCCATGGTGCTGCCGTGGACGACCGCGCCGCTGGTCATCGCCGAGCCGGTGCGCGTGGGCGGCGAGGTGCGCGGCGCGGTGGTCACCAGCTCGCCCACCGGCGGCACCCGGCTGCGCGTGCTGCTGTGGTGGAGCCTGCTCGCGGTGGCCGCGGTGGCCGTGCTGTTCCTCGGCGTGGCGCTCGCGCTGCCGGTGGTGCGGTGGACGCTGCGGCCGGTGCGCAGGCTGGACGAGGCCACCGGGCGCATGGTCGCCTCGGTGGTCAGCGGGCGGCCGGTGGAACCGGTCGGCGGGGACACCGGGCCGCCGGAGCTGCGGCACCTGACGCGGTCCTTCGACCAGATGGCGGCCAGCGTGAGCGACGTGCTGGCCGCGCAGCGCTCGTTCGTGGCCGACGCCTCGCACCAGCTGCGCAACCCGCTGACCGCGCTGCGCCTGCGGCTGGGCAACCTGGACGGGCACGTGCACGCCGACTCGGTCGACCAGTACACCGCGGCCATGGAGGAGACGGTCCGGCTCAACCAGATCCTCGACGAGCTGCTCGCCATGGCCCGCGCGGAGGCCAGCTCCGTGGAGCCGGTGCCCGCCGAGGTGGACGAGGCGATCGCCGAGCGCGTGGACGCCTGGCGGGTGGTCGCGGCCGCGCGGGAGATCTCGCTGACCACGTGCACCGAGCCGGAGCTGTGGGCACTGGCGCCGCCGCGCGGGGTGGAGACCATCCTGGACGCGCTGCTGGACAACGCGCTGAAGTTCAGCCCGGACGGCTCGGCGGTGCAGGTGCGGGCCGAGGAGGTCGGCGGGCACGTGGTGCTGACCGTGCGCGACCACGGGCCCGGCCTGACCCCGGAGGAGCTGGAGCGGGCCACCGACCGGTTCTGGCGCTCGCCCAGCCACCAGAACATCACCGGCTCCGGGCTCGGGCTGGCCATCGTCCGGCGCGTGGTGGAGCGCTCCGACGGCGCGGTCCGGCTGGAGCTGCCCGAGGGTGGCGGGCTGGCCGTGGTCGTCGAGCTGCCGGTGGTGGAGTTCCTGGACTGACTTGACCTGGATCACGGTCGAGTTCTTTGATGCGAACGGGCTCTTTTACGATTCAGAACCTAGTTTGGTCTGGGTGAAGATCGCACTGGTTTCCGGCGACGGCCTCCCGGTCAGCGGCCTGCTGACCGTGTTCCGCAACGTGGTCGATCTGCTGGGCGAGGAGGCCGAGCTCCCCGTGCCCGCGGAGCTCGGCTACTCCTGGCGCCCGGACAAACCCGCGTTCTTCCCGCAGGGCCCGGCCAACGAGCGCGCCCCGGAGTGGCTGGACATCTCCACCGAGGTCCCGGTCGAGGGACCGGAGTTCGCCGAGGAACTGGTGGCCATCCGCAAGGCCATCGTGCACGCGGACTCGCTGACCAAGGCCGAGCGCGCCTCGCTGCACGAGCGGATCGAGGCGCTGACCGGTCCGTACACCGAGTACTTCGGCAAGTGGCTGGCCAAGCACCGCCCGGACTGGGTGGTCGCGATCAACATGACGCTCTCCGACGCGGTGCCCGCGACGCTGGGCCTGCACCGGGCGGCGGCCTGGCACTACGACGCGCACGCGGGCGGCCTGCTGTTCTGGGACCACGACCTGTACGGCACCTACGCGGTGCACGAGGGCGACGAGCGGGTCTACCCGCACGCGCCGAACGAGTTCGTCCCGCTGCCGGGCACGCACCCCAGCCACCGCTGGGCCGTGGTCTCCCCCGCGCTCCAGGTGGACGCGCGCTCCTACGGCACCGGCCTGGACCCGGTGTACGTGCCGAACGTGCTGCCCCGGGTGCCCGAGGGCGGCCTGACCGACGTGCACCGCGAGTTCCTCGCCCAGCAGGACCTGACTCCGGACCGTCCGGTCGTGCTGGTCCCGGTGCGGGTGTTCCGGGTCAAGGGCGTGGAGATCTCGGTGCGCCTGCTGGCGGCACTGCGCGAGGCGGCCCACCGCCGCGGCGAACCGGCCCCGGCGCTGCTGGTCTTCGGCGACCTGGGCGAGGACCCGGAGTACTCGGAGGAGGTGCTGGCCGCGGTCGCCGAGACCGGCACGGCCGCCGACATCCGCTTCCTCAACGGCGTCCCGCTGGGCACCCACCGCGACGCCACGGGCACCCTCCGCCTGGACGAGGTCGACCTGCTGCGCCTGGCCCGCGAGACCGGCGGCGCGGTGCTGTTCACCCCGAACCGCCCGGACGTGGAGAGCGTGGGCCTGGGCCCGGCGCTGGCCGCGGTGGCGGGCATCCCGAGCGCGGTCACCGCCTTCGACGCCTTCACCGACGTCTACGGCCAGGACTTCCACTCCGTCCGGATCGGCCCGGACCTGGCCGCGGCCGCCGAGGAGCTGCTGTCCTGGAGCCAGGGGCGCCGCGAGGGCGCGTGCTGGGCCACCGGGGCGCTGGACGCCAACCGCGAGCGGGTGGCGGAGCTGTTCCCGGAGGGGCCGTGGCTCGCGCTGCTCGAGGAGCTGCGGCAGGCGGTGCCCGTGCGGAAGCAGTCCTGACCTACACCTTGCTGTCCCGGTAGTACCGGAGCGCGCCCTCGTGCAACGCGATCGGCGAGGTCTCGATCGCGCTGCGGGGGTCCAGCGACCGGGCCACCTCGTTCTCCGCCACGAGCCGGTCCCGCCCCTGGAACAGGGCGCTGACCAGGGCTTCGGCCACGTCGGCGGACAGCGCCTCGGTGGCCAGCAGGAAGTTGCGGACCAGCAGGGTGGTGACCGGACCGGAGGGCGGGCCCTGCGCCGGGCCCGGGCGGTAGGTGGAGGTGGGGACGGTGGCCGAGCCGTAGACCTCGGAGTAGCGGGTGAGCAGACCGGGCAGGACGTCGCCCAGGTCGAGCATGCGGACCGGGACCTTCTTGGTGAACTCCACGACGGTCTTGGTGGGCAGGCCGCCCGACCAGAAGAAGCCGTCCAGGCCGCCGTTCTGGAGCTGGGCCATCGAGTCGCCCAGGTCGGTGGGGACCTGGGTCATGTCGGCGGCGGTGAGCCGGACCTCGGCCAGCAGGCGGTCGCCGATCAGGCGGGTGCCCGAGGTCTCCGAGCCCACGCCGATGCGCAGGCCCCGCAGGTCGGCCAGGCGGCGGGCCCGGGAGTCCTCGCGCACGAAGACGTGGAAGTAGTCGTCGTGGATGCGGGCCAGGGCCCGCAGCGCCCGGCCCGGCTGCTGGCCGTCCAGGGCCCGGACCGCCGCGTCGGCGGCGGCGAAGGCCAGGTCGACCTGGCCGCCCTCCAGGCGGTTGAGCGCGTCCACCGAGCCCGCGGTGTCCTTGACCTGCGGGTTCGCCCCGTAGTCCTGTTCCAGTGAGCCCGCCAGGGTCGTGCCCAGCTGGTAGTACACGCCCGCCTTGCCGCCGGCGGCGAAGGTCAGGCTCACTCCCGACAGCGGGCTCGAGCAGCCGCCCACCGTCAGCACGGCGGCCAGGACGAGCAGGAGAGCGAGGACTCGGCGGGCTGCACTGGGCACCGGTTCATCCTGCCAGGCGCGGGGTTCTACCCTGGACATCCGAACCGGGAAACCGGGAAAGGACGAGCAGGTGACACGCAGTTACGAGATCCGCACGTACGGCTGCCAGATGAACGTGCACGACTCCGAGCGGCTCGCGGGCCTGATGGAGGACGCGGGCTACGTTCGGGCCGGTACCGGCGACGGCGCCGACGTCGTC
Proteins encoded in this region:
- a CDS encoding response regulator transcription factor — protein: MRVLLVEDDDRVAEALEPALTRRGMAVTRLPSGKGVLEAAAAVDVVLLDLGLPDVDGFVLCRAIRAASDVAVIVVSARGEVDDRILGLHSGADDYLVKPYDIGELVARVHAVRRRREGGSPPGPALTFGDVEVHMGRHEVTVAGAPVALSRKEFQMLAMLAQARGAVCTRERIIAEVWGRSWSGANRTLDVHIATLRTKLGRPDLVATVRGVGYRLALPTEG
- a CDS encoding glutamate ABC transporter substrate-binding protein, with translation MRVTRVLQAGVAVAAAVALLGACGGGNSGSGGSDKKLTIGIKFDQPGLGQKTGSGYSGFDVDIATFVAKELGVDAKNITWTEAKSADRESLLKKGDVDFIAATYSITDKRKAEVDFVGPYLVTGQDLLVRADNTAITGPESVNGKKLCSVKGSTSADNVKNKFANQAQLQQVDGYSQCLAGLDSGTLDVLTTDATILAGLAAGQPGKYKLVGKIFSEEKYGIGLKKGDARKADIAKAVEKFYSSGEWKKAIEKNLGADFKAGEPPALTEK
- a CDS encoding amino acid ABC transporter ATP-binding protein, producing the protein MIRMAGVDKFFGPLHVLKNIDLEVPKGQVVVVLGPSGSGKSTLCRAINRLEPINSGVIEIDGKALPAEGKALAALRADVGMVFQQFNLFAHKTILENVMLAPVKVRKVGKADAEKRAMELLERVGIANQADKHPAQLSGGQQQRVAIARALAMRPKVMLFDEPTSALDPEMVQEVLDVMTTLAKEGMTMLVVTHEMGFARKAADRVIFMADGEVVEDSTPEDFFTNPRSDRAKDFLGKILTH
- a CDS encoding sensor histidine kinase; this encodes MRSRLLVIVLSLVIIVLLGLGIPLALNLAGMEQQRLFLDRVGDTSRFASLAQSPLLVDRPDLIRPELERYRQVYGISVLVTDRDKNVLAASDGEFNRNHPDVEQRLALALAGRVPEPESMVLPWTTAPLVIAEPVRVGGEVRGAVVTSSPTGGTRLRVLLWWSLLAVAAVAVLFLGVALALPVVRWTLRPVRRLDEATGRMVASVVSGRPVEPVGGDTGPPELRHLTRSFDQMAASVSDVLAAQRSFVADASHQLRNPLTALRLRLGNLDGHVHADSVDQYTAAMEETVRLNQILDELLAMARAEASSVEPVPAEVDEAIAERVDAWRVVAAAREISLTTCTEPELWALAPPRGVETILDALLDNALKFSPDGSAVQVRAEEVGGHVVLTVRDHGPGLTPEELERATDRFWRSPSHQNITGSGLGLAIVRRVVERSDGAVRLELPEGGGLAVVVELPVVEFLD
- a CDS encoding TAXI family TRAP transporter solute-binding subunit produces the protein MPSAARRVLALLLVLAAVLTVGGCSSPLSGVSLTFAAGGKAGVYYQLGTTLAGSLEQDYGANPQVKDTAGSVDALNRLEGGQVDLAFAAADAAVRALDGQQPGRALRALARIHDDYFHVFVREDSRARRLADLRGLRIGVGSETSGTRLIGDRLLAEVRLTAADMTQVPTDLGDSMAQLQNGGLDGFFWSGGLPTKTVVEFTKKVPVRMLDLGDVLPGLLTRYSEVYGSATVPTSTYRPGPAQGPPSGPVTTLLVRNFLLATEALSADVAEALVSALFQGRDRLVAENEVARSLDPRSAIETSPIALHEGALRYYRDSKV